The proteins below are encoded in one region of Mesotoga sp. Brook.08.105.5.1:
- a CDS encoding protein O-GlcNAcase — protein sequence MSKFEIRGVVEGFYGVPWSMKARKAMLRFLGEHRYNLYIYAPKDDELHRRRWREQYSEEFKKDFAELVAEGLSCGVSVVFAISPGLGVRYSSDSDIETLVAKLEDIAGTGVRSFAIFYDDIPETLVHEEDEEAFGSLAEAQAHFANTVYSILKAKVENLSRFIVCPTQYQGRKATDYMKTFGKALDGDISIMWTGPEVCSERLSLEDSMLAEEAFQRKPLYWDNYPVNDASMVPELHVGPYEGRDPGIVEHSEGIVLNPMNQPIASKIALASAAEFLNNPTEYDVERSWVSAISEVAPGCSKEMELFCEYNLLSPIHRDHSRRIVELHHKLNRLVGEKRWAEVQELLSDEAEMIIQSAETLKEKLSEELSREVGPWLKEFSLWGRLMGKIAEVISSRRLIFSADITFETIEEVRDLCGEVESILVELVRAETITAGVLFRDLAQEILIRTKGYLTLLIG from the coding sequence ATGTCAAAATTCGAGATCAGAGGCGTGGTAGAAGGATTCTATGGTGTTCCTTGGTCTATGAAGGCGAGAAAGGCGATGCTGAGGTTTCTAGGAGAGCATCGTTACAATTTATACATTTACGCTCCAAAAGACGATGAACTCCATAGAAGAAGGTGGCGAGAGCAATACAGCGAGGAGTTCAAGAAAGACTTTGCGGAGTTGGTTGCCGAGGGGTTGTCATGCGGTGTTTCGGTTGTCTTTGCTATCAGTCCGGGTCTTGGAGTGAGGTATTCCAGCGATTCAGACATCGAAACCTTGGTCGCAAAACTGGAAGATATAGCAGGCACAGGAGTTAGATCATTTGCAATCTTCTACGATGATATTCCGGAAACCCTCGTACACGAAGAAGATGAAGAGGCATTCGGTTCTCTTGCTGAAGCTCAGGCCCATTTCGCAAACACAGTCTACTCTATCCTTAAGGCGAAAGTCGAAAACCTCTCAAGGTTCATTGTCTGTCCTACTCAATATCAAGGGCGCAAAGCAACAGATTACATGAAGACTTTTGGAAAAGCTCTGGATGGCGACATATCTATTATGTGGACCGGACCGGAGGTGTGTTCGGAGAGGCTCTCGCTTGAGGATTCCATGCTTGCCGAAGAGGCCTTCCAGAGAAAACCATTATACTGGGACAACTACCCTGTGAACGACGCCTCTATGGTCCCCGAACTGCATGTGGGGCCCTATGAGGGAAGAGACCCCGGCATCGTTGAACACTCGGAAGGGATCGTCTTAAACCCGATGAATCAACCTATTGCATCGAAAATCGCGCTTGCATCGGCTGCAGAATTCCTCAATAATCCCACTGAATACGATGTAGAAAGGTCTTGGGTTAGCGCCATTTCGGAAGTCGCCCCTGGATGTTCGAAGGAGATGGAGCTGTTCTGCGAGTACAATCTTCTCAGTCCGATACACAGAGATCATTCCAGAAGAATCGTGGAGCTTCACCACAAACTGAATCGACTAGTCGGTGAAAAGAGATGGGCCGAAGTTCAAGAGCTTCTTTCAGATGAAGCCGAAATGATCATTCAATCTGCAGAGACCTTGAAAGAAAAGCTTTCAGAAGAGTTGTCTAGAGAGGTCGGTCCGTGGCTGAAGGAGTTCTCTCTTTGGGGAAGACTGATGGGAAAGATTGCTGAGGTGATCTCCTCGAGAAGACTGATCTTCTCTGCCGACATTACTTTTGAAACGATTGAGGAAGTTAGAGACCTCTGTGGCGAAGTGGAGTCGATACTAGTTGAACTTGTAAGAGCCGAAACAATTACGGCAGGTGTACTCTTCAGAGATCTAGCTCAGGAGATTCTTATCAGAACAAAGGGTTATCTGACACTGCTGATCGGCTAG
- a CDS encoding cob(I)yrinic acid a,c-diamide adenosyltransferase encodes MSISTGSGDGGETSLWSGERIEKDSHRVEAYGTIDELSSFLGEAKHHVSEEVADQIVSIQRFLFRVTGHLASRDVKYVEPVEESDVQKLTEMIHKYESVVRLDGFVIPGSTIASSKLDICRTVARRAERRILTLSKNEHVDSVIVKYVNRLSDLLFILARYEEYRAGKIVYKRDVE; translated from the coding sequence TTGAGTATAAGCACTGGAAGCGGTGATGGAGGAGAAACAAGCCTCTGGAGCGGCGAGAGAATAGAGAAAGATAGTCACCGCGTCGAAGCATACGGAACAATAGATGAACTCAGTTCCTTTCTAGGCGAAGCGAAACACCATGTCAGCGAAGAGGTTGCTGACCAAATCGTTTCGATTCAAAGGTTCCTCTTCAGAGTTACCGGTCACTTGGCTTCAAGAGATGTCAAATATGTTGAGCCCGTTGAAGAGAGTGATGTTCAGAAACTCACCGAAATGATTCACAAATATGAATCAGTGGTGAGACTTGATGGTTTCGTTATCCCCGGAAGCACCATTGCGTCATCCAAACTTGACATCTGCAGGACTGTGGCAAGAAGGGCCGAAAGAAGAATACTGACGCTTTCTAAAAACGAGCATGTTGACAGCGTGATTGTGAAGTACGTTAACAGACTTTCAGATCTTCTTTTCATTCTTGCGAGATATGAGGAGTATAGGGCAGGGAAGATAGTTTACAAGCGAGACGTAGAGTAA
- a CDS encoding lipid II flippase MurJ: MMRRISRSTSVAVGTIAILTFSIISKGMGFFREMLVAGLFGTSANLDAVFVAMTPATTLSGIIAGAFAAIFVPVYHSIRNEDLERSKRYAGAVLISGSLVFLSMGIVFLVIPDLVIRLFAPGFSGEVVAYAARKLRYLSIYPLIGGLESILGAVLKSNRRFIQFGFSQLFFNIIAIPVIFLTAPFLSEASYILAWILGNTFTVIAYLVQSRDLFSLRIGKGTSIVETLYLSLPLIFSGSLGVINNMVDKAFVSLLPPGRVASLQYAHTLLGLITFMIAAFQMTAYTELSEFVVSGDKKKVQERLRKTVTTSLNISLPLAAWIIMMAEPLVRIIYQRGQFDADSTSLVSMALIGYGALIILSPISHTCTSYFTARKKLKAITIVSVFSIFLNALFDWLMLKPLEHAGIAASTSLVVLNATIIYVWLIGREGVKFMPVKRILRLLGLSVAVFIVVAFLRLNTSTLIWLVFGNALFSCLFFFSARSELKAIFTRMKMLFKRR; this comes from the coding sequence ATGATGAGAAGAATTTCCAGGTCAACATCGGTTGCCGTAGGCACTATAGCGATCCTTACCTTTTCTATAATCTCGAAGGGCATGGGTTTTTTCAGGGAAATGCTTGTCGCCGGTCTCTTCGGGACGTCCGCAAATCTCGATGCGGTCTTTGTTGCAATGACGCCTGCAACGACCCTTTCAGGGATAATTGCCGGAGCTTTTGCCGCCATTTTCGTGCCTGTATACCACTCTATAAGGAATGAAGACCTTGAGAGATCAAAGAGATACGCCGGAGCGGTTCTTATATCGGGTTCTCTGGTCTTTCTCTCTATGGGGATAGTCTTTCTGGTGATTCCGGACCTTGTTATAAGACTTTTCGCTCCGGGTTTTTCGGGTGAAGTCGTCGCTTATGCCGCAAGAAAGTTGAGATATCTATCAATATACCCGTTGATCGGCGGACTAGAAAGCATACTAGGCGCCGTGCTGAAGTCAAACAGGAGGTTCATCCAGTTCGGCTTCTCGCAGCTCTTTTTCAACATTATCGCGATTCCAGTGATATTCTTGACCGCTCCCTTTCTCTCGGAAGCCTCCTACATACTGGCCTGGATTCTCGGCAACACCTTCACCGTGATAGCGTATCTGGTCCAATCAAGAGACCTGTTCTCTCTGAGAATCGGAAAGGGAACGTCTATAGTAGAGACGCTATACCTGAGTTTGCCTCTGATCTTTTCGGGGAGTCTCGGAGTCATCAACAACATGGTTGACAAAGCCTTTGTTTCGCTCCTTCCGCCCGGACGTGTCGCTTCGCTGCAATATGCTCACACTCTTCTGGGCCTGATTACTTTCATGATCGCCGCCTTCCAGATGACAGCCTATACGGAGCTTTCCGAATTTGTCGTTTCCGGTGACAAGAAGAAGGTGCAGGAACGATTGAGAAAGACAGTCACAACGTCATTGAACATCTCGCTGCCTCTGGCGGCATGGATCATCATGATGGCGGAACCCCTAGTGAGGATAATCTATCAGCGCGGACAGTTCGACGCCGACTCGACAAGTCTTGTAAGCATGGCGCTTATTGGGTATGGGGCTTTGATAATCCTCTCACCGATTTCGCATACGTGCACAAGTTATTTCACTGCAAGAAAGAAACTGAAGGCCATAACGATCGTATCCGTCTTTTCGATCTTTCTGAACGCGTTGTTTGACTGGCTTATGCTCAAGCCGCTTGAACATGCGGGAATAGCAGCGAGTACGTCGCTCGTCGTACTCAACGCTACCATAATATATGTTTGGCTAATAGGAAGAGAGGGCGTCAAATTCATGCCGGTGAAGAGGATACTGAGGCTATTGGGCCTTTCGGTGGCTGTTTTCATTGTCGTCGCCTTTCTCAGGCTGAATACCAGTACCTTGATCTGGCTGGTTTTCGGAAACGCGCTCTTCTCCTGCCTGTTCTTTTTCAGTGCCAGGAGCGAACTTAAGGCGATATTTACGAGAATGAAGATGCTTTTTAAGAGAAGGTGA
- a CDS encoding NAD(P)/FAD-dependent oxidoreductase: MRDIVIVGAGPAGLFAAINCTTMGRNVTVIEKTNTPGKKLLISGGGQCNLTNAEPTRAMLDRYFGSGRFLKPALMSFDSSKLMNFFEERGLKLFVREDGKVFPSTYSARDVLEVLLAECEKQGIRILYNCRVKGIAARTPRGFVVSSHKGEIGADYLVLATGGRSYESTGSSGDGYSIASALGHSIVEPRPALTSVSIKDFEFGDLAGVSLKAVDVSLWRDSKKTSSRTEDLLITHEGLSGPAILHLSREAGRGDEIRVNFSGIAREELERRILKLAAEEGKKLLKTSLHDLGLPERLLDKILEMNGITERLCSELKKEERKKLISSLFEMSFEIESVGGFSQAMVTRGGVQLSEVNPKTMESRIVPNLFFAGEILDFDGETGGYNLQAAFSTGYVAGTTINKRTSREDQ; encoded by the coding sequence ATGAGAGATATTGTGATAGTAGGAGCCGGTCCTGCCGGACTCTTCGCAGCCATAAACTGCACAACAATGGGTAGGAATGTAACGGTGATTGAGAAAACGAATACCCCCGGAAAGAAGCTGTTGATTTCCGGCGGAGGCCAATGCAATCTTACTAACGCCGAGCCGACAAGGGCAATGCTCGACAGATACTTTGGCTCGGGAAGATTTCTTAAACCGGCATTGATGTCCTTTGACTCGAGCAAGCTGATGAACTTCTTTGAAGAGAGAGGACTTAAGCTGTTTGTAAGAGAGGATGGCAAGGTCTTTCCCTCAACTTACTCTGCAAGAGATGTTCTGGAAGTGTTGCTTGCCGAGTGTGAAAAGCAAGGGATACGGATACTTTACAATTGCCGCGTCAAAGGAATAGCTGCGCGAACACCGAGGGGATTTGTTGTCTCTTCTCACAAAGGAGAGATAGGTGCCGACTATCTGGTGCTTGCTACTGGAGGCAGAAGCTACGAGAGCACAGGCTCATCGGGGGATGGATACTCTATCGCCTCGGCGCTCGGTCATAGCATAGTCGAGCCAAGACCTGCATTGACATCAGTTTCTATAAAGGATTTCGAGTTTGGGGACCTTGCCGGCGTCTCTCTGAAAGCGGTCGATGTCTCCCTGTGGAGGGATTCAAAGAAAACGAGTAGCCGGACTGAGGACTTATTGATCACTCACGAAGGGCTTTCTGGACCTGCCATTCTGCACCTTTCAAGAGAGGCCGGGCGAGGAGATGAAATTCGAGTCAACTTCAGTGGAATAGCCCGCGAAGAGCTCGAAAGGAGAATCTTAAAATTGGCGGCTGAAGAGGGAAAGAAGCTCTTGAAGACATCGCTCCATGACCTGGGTCTTCCCGAAAGATTGCTGGATAAGATCCTGGAGATGAATGGAATAACCGAGCGATTGTGTTCCGAATTGAAGAAAGAGGAAAGAAAGAAGCTGATATCCAGTCTCTTTGAAATGAGTTTTGAGATCGAAAGCGTAGGCGGGTTTTCGCAGGCCATGGTCACAAGAGGGGGGGTTCAGTTATCCGAAGTGAACCCGAAGACAATGGAATCAAGAATCGTTCCGAATCTCTTCTTTGCGGGAGAAATTCTCGACTTCGATGGAGAGACGGGGGGTTACAATCTCCAGGCAGCCTTCTCGACCGGTTACGTAGCGGGAACCACAATAAACAAAAGAACATCACGAGAAGACCAGTAG
- a CDS encoding DegV family protein: MKIGLVTDNTCNLSDEDIKALDVRIVSLYINRSGKYTKATDLNLEEYYEELGSAAELPSTSQPSPQDFIVAFEDALKTYDALIVPVLSGKLSGTSVSANIAARDFDQPIHVIDSLLVADGPGMLVKNLGDMIKNGASIQELVEYASYFHKKTRTFFSTDDLSYLQKGGRIGKAKALVGNLLKMKPVIKVDEGELKPVENVRGNKKLLESLVSHTFKEIQPENLRRARVLTIWRKEDAATLEKMLRVEAPEAEIESGIIEPIIGTHLGPQGIGIISEMK, from the coding sequence ATGAAAATAGGTTTGGTAACCGACAACACCTGCAACTTGTCAGATGAAGACATCAAGGCACTAGACGTTAGAATCGTGTCTCTTTATATCAACAGAAGCGGAAAGTACACAAAAGCGACTGATCTGAACCTTGAGGAGTATTACGAGGAGTTAGGATCGGCTGCGGAGTTGCCGAGTACCTCTCAGCCTTCTCCGCAAGACTTCATTGTTGCTTTCGAAGACGCTCTCAAGACATACGACGCTTTGATTGTACCTGTTCTGTCCGGGAAGCTTAGCGGAACGAGCGTCTCGGCGAATATCGCTGCAAGGGACTTCGATCAGCCGATTCACGTAATTGATTCCCTGTTGGTTGCGGATGGCCCTGGAATGCTGGTGAAGAACCTGGGGGACATGATAAAGAACGGAGCATCGATCCAGGAGCTGGTCGAATATGCTTCATACTTTCACAAGAAGACGAGAACCTTCTTTTCGACAGATGATCTGAGTTATTTGCAGAAAGGCGGACGAATAGGGAAAGCGAAGGCTCTAGTGGGCAATCTGCTTAAGATGAAGCCGGTAATCAAGGTGGACGAAGGCGAACTCAAGCCCGTCGAAAACGTCAGGGGGAACAAGAAACTACTTGAAAGTTTGGTTAGTCACACCTTCAAGGAGATCCAGCCCGAGAATCTCCGAAGAGCGAGAGTGCTGACGATCTGGAGAAAGGAAGATGCCGCAACTTTGGAGAAGATGCTCCGTGTCGAGGCTCCCGAAGCAGAAATCGAAAGTGGAATTATTGAGCCGATAATCGGTACTCA